The Mugil cephalus isolate CIBA_MC_2020 chromosome 11, CIBA_Mcephalus_1.1, whole genome shotgun sequence genome includes a window with the following:
- the l3mbtl1b gene encoding lethal(3)malignant brain tumor-like protein 4 isoform X5, translating to MTRVNENTKLVISGVGMTETPPSDGPSQGADFDMMGALDWKDGIATLPGSDIRFRMTEFGTLEIVTDGEVKGQEADPKCKTLDPAPSHTPTPPPEGQSQTSTAKAPANQSKPGPSQAKEDGPSMEGPSVEVGPSVEVGSSANAGPNGELSRCRACGARFSGDGKFCATCAQPSSGRSSPGEARETQGVEGERLGKRVRKKRKIYMDSGDEEEDNQEEPEEKAKTTKGRRGAKIAKLVAAQPSKKRAWSWPAYLEEERAIAAPVKLFKEHQSFPQSRNSFKVGMKLEGLDPSHPSLFCVLTVAEIQGYRVRLHFDGYPECYDFWANADSWDLKPAGWCEKNGHKLLLPKGCKDGEFSWSMYVKNCRGQLAPKHLFKSLNTSVTPSGFRAGMKLEAVDRKNPLLICVATIAAVVDNRLLIHFDNWDDTYDYWCDASSPYIHPVGYCKEANLTLTTPAEYKEPKSFSWEKYLEQTGTQAAPARAFKPRPPHGFQIGMKVEAVDRRNPMLIRVATIVDTEDHRLKIHFDGWSSEYDYWVDTDCPDLHPVGWCQKTGHPLQYPNSSSDLLTAPGQGCPTPGCNGVGHIRGPRHGTHYSQVSCPYSEMNLNKEGLLPDRLSGERPLALSGPHPRGRRPDPHANVVTQASTPEPPEGAEDAQNRKPVTVEAERSGRNSQSEPVGGASEQSHNGTRPKRTAPVPKYLKMHYVKEEIGDGKASPDAISLQQALHESVFSPGLSASPPHRVALCWDKHCQLLPEVLGLTAKRVAAWSAEEVASFVKGLPGCKEHAATFKTEQIDGEAFLLLTQADIVKILSIKLGPALKIYNSILMLKNADEE from the exons ATGACCAGAGTGAATGAAAACACCAA gttggTGATATCAGGAGTGGGAATGACTGAGACGCCACCCAGTGATGGCCCCTCCCAGGGAGCTGACTTTGACATGATGGGTGCTCTGGACTGGAAGGATGGTATTGCCACACTACCAGGCAGTGATATCAGG TTTCGCATGACGGAGTTTGGGACCCTTGAGATTGTCACAGACGGAGAAGTCAAAGGCCAGGAGGCGGACCCTAAATGTAAGACCTTGGACCCAGCTCCGTCTCACACGCCCACCCCTCCACCAGAGGGCCAATCACAGACCAGCACAGCCAAAGCTCCGGCCAATCAGAGTAAGCCAGGACCGTCTCAAGCTAAAG AGGACGGCCCCAGCATGGAGGGTCCCAGCGTGGAGGTCGGCCCCAGTGTTGAAGTTGGCTCCAGTGCGAACGCGGGGCCGAACGGGGAGCTGTCGAGATGCAGGGCCTGTGGCGCCCGTTTTTCTGGGGACGGCAAATTCTGTGCCACTTGTGCTCAGCCCTCGAGTGGCAG ATCATCTCCAGGGGAAGCACGGGAGACTCAGGGGGTGGAAGGCGAGAGGCTCGGCAAACGTGTGCGCAAAAAGAGAAAGATCTACATGGATTCTGGCGACGAGGAGGAAGACAACCAGGAAGAACCAGAG GAAAAAGCCAAGACGACCAAAGGCAGGAGAGGAGCCAAAATTGCTAAACTGG TGGCCGCCCAACCCAGTAAGAAGCGAGCCTGGAGTTGGCCCGCCTACCTTGAAGAGGAGAGGGCCATTGCCGCTCCAGTCAAACTATTCAAAGAG CATCAGTCATTTCCTCAAAGCAGGAACAGCTTTAAGGTGGGAATGAAGCTGGAGGGGCTCGACCCATCTCACCCGTCTCTGTTCTGTGTGCTCACTGTTGCAGAG ATCCAAGGCTACAGGGTAAGACTGCATTTTGATGGCTACCCAGAATGCTACGACTTCTGGGCCAACGCCGACTCGTGGGACCTGAAACCAGCCGGATGGTGTGAGAAGAACGGACACAAGTTATTGTTGCCTAAAG GTTGTAAGGATGGAGAGTTTAGTTGGAGCATGTATGTGAAGAACTGCAGGGGTCAACTGGCTCCAAAACACCTTTTCAAGAGCCTCAACACA tccgTAACTCCATCCGGATTTAGAGCAGGGATGAAACTGGAGGCGGTCGACAGGAAGAACCCTTTGTTGATCTGTGTAGCAACAATCGCTGCCGTTGTCGACAACCGCCTGCTCATTCATTTTGACAACTGGGATGACACATATGATTATTG gtgtGATGCTAGCAGTCCATACATCCACCCTGTGGGTTACTGTAAAGAGGCTAACCTAACTCTGACCACTCCAGCTG AATATAAAGAACCCAAGAGTTTCTCATGGGAGAAGTACCTGGAACAGACGGGGACACAGGCTGCTCCTGCACGAGCCTTCAAACCG CGACCTCCGCATGGTTTCCAGATCGGCATGAAGGTGGAAGCTGTGGATAGGAGGAACCCTATGCTCATTCGTGTTGCCACTATAGTGGACACAGAGGACCACAGGCTGAAG attcACTTTGATGGCTGGAGCTCAGAGTACGACTACTGGGTGGACACCGACTGTCCAGACCTGCACCCTGTGGGGTGGTGTCAGAAAACTGGACACCCACTACAGTACCCTAACA GCTCCAGTGATTTATTGACGGCCCCGGGACAAGGATGTCCTACGCCAGGATGCAACGGGGTGGGGCACATCAGGGGACCTCGCCATGGGACACACTACAG tcaGGTGAGCTGCCCCTACTCGGAGATGAATCTGAACAAGGAGGGTTTGCTGCCGGACCGCCTCAGCGGAGAGCGACCCCTCGCCCTCAGCGGACCTCACCCTCGCGGCCGACGCCCCGACCCTCACGCCAACGTCGTGACGCAGGCCTCGACGCCGGAGCCGCCTGAGGGAGCCGAGGACGCCCAGAACAG GAAACCGGTGACAGTGGAGGCTGAGCGATCGGGACGCAACAGCCAGTCGGAGCCAGTTGGGGGAGCCAGCGAGCAAAGCCACAACGGAACAAGGCCGAAGCG GACGGCTCCAGTCCCCAAGTACCTGAAAATGCACTATGTCAAAGAGGAGATAGGTGATGGTAAAG ccTCTCCAGATGCCATCTCTCTCCAGCAGGCCCTCCACGAGTCTGTGTTCTCCCCCGGCCTCTCCGCCTCTCCTCCCCACCGGGTGGCTCTTTGCTGGGACAAACACTGCCAGCTGCTGCCCGAGGTCCTGGGGCTCACTGCCAAGAGAGTGGCCGCTTGGAGCGCAGAGGAG GTGGCCAGTTTTGTCAAAGGACTCCCAGGATGTAAAGAACACGCtgctacatttaaaacagag caaaTAGACGGCGAGGCCTTCCTGCTACTCACCCAAGCGGACATCGTCAAGATCCTGTCAATCAAGTTGGGGCCCGCTTTGAAGATCTACAACTCCATCCTTATGTTGAAGAACGCCGACGAGGAGTAG
- the l3mbtl1b gene encoding lethal(3)malignant brain tumor-like protein 4 isoform X3: MTRVNENTKLVISGVGMTETPPSDGPSQGADFDMMGALDWKDGIATLPGSDIRFRMTEFGTLEIVTDGEVKGQEADPKCKTLDPAPSHTPTPPPEGQSQTSTAKAPANQSKPGPSQAKAAGPVILSLEDGPSMEGPSVEVGPSVEVGSSANAGPNGELSRCRACGARFSGDGKFCATCAQPSSGRSSPGEARETQGVEGERLGKRVRKKRKIYMDSGDEEEDNQEEPEEKAKTTKGRRGAKIAKLVAAQPSKKRAWSWPAYLEEERAIAAPVKLFKEHQSFPQSRNSFKVGMKLEGLDPSHPSLFCVLTVAEIQGYRVRLHFDGYPECYDFWANADSWDLKPAGWCEKNGHKLLLPKGCKDGEFSWSMYVKNCRGQLAPKHLFKSLNTSVTPSGFRAGMKLEAVDRKNPLLICVATIAAVVDNRLLIHFDNWDDTYDYWCDASSPYIHPVGYCKEANLTLTTPAEYKEPKSFSWEKYLEQTGTQAAPARAFKPRPPHGFQIGMKVEAVDRRNPMLIRVATIVDTEDHRLKIHFDGWSSEYDYWVDTDCPDLHPVGWCQKTGHPLQYPNSSSDLLTAPGQGCPTPGCNGVGHIRGPRHGTHYSQVSCPYSEMNLNKEGLLPDRLSGERPLALSGPHPRGRRPDPHANVVTQASTPEPPEGAEDAQNRKPVTVEAERSGRNSQSEPVGGASEQSHNGTRPKRTAPVPKYLKMHYVKEEIGDGKASPDAISLQQALHESVFSPGLSASPPHRVALCWDKHCQLLPEVLGLTAKRVAAWSAEEVASFVKGLPGCKEHAATFKTEQIDGEAFLLLTQADIVKILSIKLGPALKIYNSILMLKNADEE, from the exons ATGACCAGAGTGAATGAAAACACCAA gttggTGATATCAGGAGTGGGAATGACTGAGACGCCACCCAGTGATGGCCCCTCCCAGGGAGCTGACTTTGACATGATGGGTGCTCTGGACTGGAAGGATGGTATTGCCACACTACCAGGCAGTGATATCAGG TTTCGCATGACGGAGTTTGGGACCCTTGAGATTGTCACAGACGGAGAAGTCAAAGGCCAGGAGGCGGACCCTAAATGTAAGACCTTGGACCCAGCTCCGTCTCACACGCCCACCCCTCCACCAGAGGGCCAATCACAGACCAGCACAGCCAAAGCTCCGGCCAATCAGAGTAAGCCAGGACCGTCTCAAGCTAAAG cGGCTGGTCCTGTGATTTTGTCTTTAGAGGACGGCCCCAGCATGGAGGGTCCCAGCGTGGAGGTCGGCCCCAGTGTTGAAGTTGGCTCCAGTGCGAACGCGGGGCCGAACGGGGAGCTGTCGAGATGCAGGGCCTGTGGCGCCCGTTTTTCTGGGGACGGCAAATTCTGTGCCACTTGTGCTCAGCCCTCGAGTGGCAG ATCATCTCCAGGGGAAGCACGGGAGACTCAGGGGGTGGAAGGCGAGAGGCTCGGCAAACGTGTGCGCAAAAAGAGAAAGATCTACATGGATTCTGGCGACGAGGAGGAAGACAACCAGGAAGAACCAGAG GAAAAAGCCAAGACGACCAAAGGCAGGAGAGGAGCCAAAATTGCTAAACTGG TGGCCGCCCAACCCAGTAAGAAGCGAGCCTGGAGTTGGCCCGCCTACCTTGAAGAGGAGAGGGCCATTGCCGCTCCAGTCAAACTATTCAAAGAG CATCAGTCATTTCCTCAAAGCAGGAACAGCTTTAAGGTGGGAATGAAGCTGGAGGGGCTCGACCCATCTCACCCGTCTCTGTTCTGTGTGCTCACTGTTGCAGAG ATCCAAGGCTACAGGGTAAGACTGCATTTTGATGGCTACCCAGAATGCTACGACTTCTGGGCCAACGCCGACTCGTGGGACCTGAAACCAGCCGGATGGTGTGAGAAGAACGGACACAAGTTATTGTTGCCTAAAG GTTGTAAGGATGGAGAGTTTAGTTGGAGCATGTATGTGAAGAACTGCAGGGGTCAACTGGCTCCAAAACACCTTTTCAAGAGCCTCAACACA tccgTAACTCCATCCGGATTTAGAGCAGGGATGAAACTGGAGGCGGTCGACAGGAAGAACCCTTTGTTGATCTGTGTAGCAACAATCGCTGCCGTTGTCGACAACCGCCTGCTCATTCATTTTGACAACTGGGATGACACATATGATTATTG gtgtGATGCTAGCAGTCCATACATCCACCCTGTGGGTTACTGTAAAGAGGCTAACCTAACTCTGACCACTCCAGCTG AATATAAAGAACCCAAGAGTTTCTCATGGGAGAAGTACCTGGAACAGACGGGGACACAGGCTGCTCCTGCACGAGCCTTCAAACCG CGACCTCCGCATGGTTTCCAGATCGGCATGAAGGTGGAAGCTGTGGATAGGAGGAACCCTATGCTCATTCGTGTTGCCACTATAGTGGACACAGAGGACCACAGGCTGAAG attcACTTTGATGGCTGGAGCTCAGAGTACGACTACTGGGTGGACACCGACTGTCCAGACCTGCACCCTGTGGGGTGGTGTCAGAAAACTGGACACCCACTACAGTACCCTAACA GCTCCAGTGATTTATTGACGGCCCCGGGACAAGGATGTCCTACGCCAGGATGCAACGGGGTGGGGCACATCAGGGGACCTCGCCATGGGACACACTACAG tcaGGTGAGCTGCCCCTACTCGGAGATGAATCTGAACAAGGAGGGTTTGCTGCCGGACCGCCTCAGCGGAGAGCGACCCCTCGCCCTCAGCGGACCTCACCCTCGCGGCCGACGCCCCGACCCTCACGCCAACGTCGTGACGCAGGCCTCGACGCCGGAGCCGCCTGAGGGAGCCGAGGACGCCCAGAACAG GAAACCGGTGACAGTGGAGGCTGAGCGATCGGGACGCAACAGCCAGTCGGAGCCAGTTGGGGGAGCCAGCGAGCAAAGCCACAACGGAACAAGGCCGAAGCG GACGGCTCCAGTCCCCAAGTACCTGAAAATGCACTATGTCAAAGAGGAGATAGGTGATGGTAAAG ccTCTCCAGATGCCATCTCTCTCCAGCAGGCCCTCCACGAGTCTGTGTTCTCCCCCGGCCTCTCCGCCTCTCCTCCCCACCGGGTGGCTCTTTGCTGGGACAAACACTGCCAGCTGCTGCCCGAGGTCCTGGGGCTCACTGCCAAGAGAGTGGCCGCTTGGAGCGCAGAGGAG GTGGCCAGTTTTGTCAAAGGACTCCCAGGATGTAAAGAACACGCtgctacatttaaaacagag caaaTAGACGGCGAGGCCTTCCTGCTACTCACCCAAGCGGACATCGTCAAGATCCTGTCAATCAAGTTGGGGCCCGCTTTGAAGATCTACAACTCCATCCTTATGTTGAAGAACGCCGACGAGGAGTAG
- the l3mbtl1b gene encoding lethal(3)malignant brain tumor-like protein 4 isoform X2, producing MTRVNENTKLVISGVGMTETPPSDGPSQGADFDMMGALDWKDGIATLPGSDIRFRMTEFGTLEIVTDGEVKGQEADPKCKTLDPAPSHTPTPPPEGQSQTSTAKAPANQSKPGPSQAKEDGPSMEGPSVEVGPSVEVGSSANAGPNGELSRCRACGARFSGDGKFCATCAQPSSGRSSPGEARETQGVEGERLGKRVRKKRKIYMDSGDEEEDNQEEPEEKAKTTKGRRGAKIAKLVAAQPSKKRAWSWPAYLEEERAIAAPVKLFKEHQSFPQSRNSFKVGMKLEGLDPSHPSLFCVLTVAEIQGYRVRLHFDGYPECYDFWANADSWDLKPAGWCEKNGHKLLLPKGCKDGEFSWSMYVKNCRGQLAPKHLFKSLNTSVTPSGFRAGMKLEAVDRKNPLLICVATIAAVVDNRLLIHFDNWDDTYDYWCDASSPYIHPVGYCKEANLTLTTPAGKTQTTTSVEYKEPKSFSWEKYLEQTGTQAAPARAFKPRPPHGFQIGMKVEAVDRRNPMLIRVATIVDTEDHRLKIHFDGWSSEYDYWVDTDCPDLHPVGWCQKTGHPLQYPNSSSDLLTAPGQGCPTPGCNGVGHIRGPRHGTHYSQVSCPYSEMNLNKEGLLPDRLSGERPLALSGPHPRGRRPDPHANVVTQASTPEPPEGAEDAQNRKPVTVEAERSGRNSQSEPVGGASEQSHNGTRPKRTAPVPKYLKMHYVKEEIGDGKASPDAISLQQALHESVFSPGLSASPPHRVALCWDKHCQLLPEVLGLTAKRVAAWSAEEVASFVKGLPGCKEHAATFKTEQIDGEAFLLLTQADIVKILSIKLGPALKIYNSILMLKNADEE from the exons ATGACCAGAGTGAATGAAAACACCAA gttggTGATATCAGGAGTGGGAATGACTGAGACGCCACCCAGTGATGGCCCCTCCCAGGGAGCTGACTTTGACATGATGGGTGCTCTGGACTGGAAGGATGGTATTGCCACACTACCAGGCAGTGATATCAGG TTTCGCATGACGGAGTTTGGGACCCTTGAGATTGTCACAGACGGAGAAGTCAAAGGCCAGGAGGCGGACCCTAAATGTAAGACCTTGGACCCAGCTCCGTCTCACACGCCCACCCCTCCACCAGAGGGCCAATCACAGACCAGCACAGCCAAAGCTCCGGCCAATCAGAGTAAGCCAGGACCGTCTCAAGCTAAAG AGGACGGCCCCAGCATGGAGGGTCCCAGCGTGGAGGTCGGCCCCAGTGTTGAAGTTGGCTCCAGTGCGAACGCGGGGCCGAACGGGGAGCTGTCGAGATGCAGGGCCTGTGGCGCCCGTTTTTCTGGGGACGGCAAATTCTGTGCCACTTGTGCTCAGCCCTCGAGTGGCAG ATCATCTCCAGGGGAAGCACGGGAGACTCAGGGGGTGGAAGGCGAGAGGCTCGGCAAACGTGTGCGCAAAAAGAGAAAGATCTACATGGATTCTGGCGACGAGGAGGAAGACAACCAGGAAGAACCAGAG GAAAAAGCCAAGACGACCAAAGGCAGGAGAGGAGCCAAAATTGCTAAACTGG TGGCCGCCCAACCCAGTAAGAAGCGAGCCTGGAGTTGGCCCGCCTACCTTGAAGAGGAGAGGGCCATTGCCGCTCCAGTCAAACTATTCAAAGAG CATCAGTCATTTCCTCAAAGCAGGAACAGCTTTAAGGTGGGAATGAAGCTGGAGGGGCTCGACCCATCTCACCCGTCTCTGTTCTGTGTGCTCACTGTTGCAGAG ATCCAAGGCTACAGGGTAAGACTGCATTTTGATGGCTACCCAGAATGCTACGACTTCTGGGCCAACGCCGACTCGTGGGACCTGAAACCAGCCGGATGGTGTGAGAAGAACGGACACAAGTTATTGTTGCCTAAAG GTTGTAAGGATGGAGAGTTTAGTTGGAGCATGTATGTGAAGAACTGCAGGGGTCAACTGGCTCCAAAACACCTTTTCAAGAGCCTCAACACA tccgTAACTCCATCCGGATTTAGAGCAGGGATGAAACTGGAGGCGGTCGACAGGAAGAACCCTTTGTTGATCTGTGTAGCAACAATCGCTGCCGTTGTCGACAACCGCCTGCTCATTCATTTTGACAACTGGGATGACACATATGATTATTG gtgtGATGCTAGCAGTCCATACATCCACCCTGTGGGTTACTGTAAAGAGGCTAACCTAACTCTGACCACTCCAGCTGGTAAGACACAGACCACCACATCCGTGG AATATAAAGAACCCAAGAGTTTCTCATGGGAGAAGTACCTGGAACAGACGGGGACACAGGCTGCTCCTGCACGAGCCTTCAAACCG CGACCTCCGCATGGTTTCCAGATCGGCATGAAGGTGGAAGCTGTGGATAGGAGGAACCCTATGCTCATTCGTGTTGCCACTATAGTGGACACAGAGGACCACAGGCTGAAG attcACTTTGATGGCTGGAGCTCAGAGTACGACTACTGGGTGGACACCGACTGTCCAGACCTGCACCCTGTGGGGTGGTGTCAGAAAACTGGACACCCACTACAGTACCCTAACA GCTCCAGTGATTTATTGACGGCCCCGGGACAAGGATGTCCTACGCCAGGATGCAACGGGGTGGGGCACATCAGGGGACCTCGCCATGGGACACACTACAG tcaGGTGAGCTGCCCCTACTCGGAGATGAATCTGAACAAGGAGGGTTTGCTGCCGGACCGCCTCAGCGGAGAGCGACCCCTCGCCCTCAGCGGACCTCACCCTCGCGGCCGACGCCCCGACCCTCACGCCAACGTCGTGACGCAGGCCTCGACGCCGGAGCCGCCTGAGGGAGCCGAGGACGCCCAGAACAG GAAACCGGTGACAGTGGAGGCTGAGCGATCGGGACGCAACAGCCAGTCGGAGCCAGTTGGGGGAGCCAGCGAGCAAAGCCACAACGGAACAAGGCCGAAGCG GACGGCTCCAGTCCCCAAGTACCTGAAAATGCACTATGTCAAAGAGGAGATAGGTGATGGTAAAG ccTCTCCAGATGCCATCTCTCTCCAGCAGGCCCTCCACGAGTCTGTGTTCTCCCCCGGCCTCTCCGCCTCTCCTCCCCACCGGGTGGCTCTTTGCTGGGACAAACACTGCCAGCTGCTGCCCGAGGTCCTGGGGCTCACTGCCAAGAGAGTGGCCGCTTGGAGCGCAGAGGAG GTGGCCAGTTTTGTCAAAGGACTCCCAGGATGTAAAGAACACGCtgctacatttaaaacagag caaaTAGACGGCGAGGCCTTCCTGCTACTCACCCAAGCGGACATCGTCAAGATCCTGTCAATCAAGTTGGGGCCCGCTTTGAAGATCTACAACTCCATCCTTATGTTGAAGAACGCCGACGAGGAGTAG
- the l3mbtl1b gene encoding lethal(3)malignant brain tumor-like protein 4 isoform X4: protein MTETPPSDGPSQGADFDMMGALDWKDGIATLPGSDIRFRMTEFGTLEIVTDGEVKGQEADPKCKTLDPAPSHTPTPPPEGQSQTSTAKAPANQSKPGPSQAKAAGPVILSLEDGPSMEGPSVEVGPSVEVGSSANAGPNGELSRCRACGARFSGDGKFCATCAQPSSGRSSPGEARETQGVEGERLGKRVRKKRKIYMDSGDEEEDNQEEPEEKAKTTKGRRGAKIAKLVAAQPSKKRAWSWPAYLEEERAIAAPVKLFKEHQSFPQSRNSFKVGMKLEGLDPSHPSLFCVLTVAEIQGYRVRLHFDGYPECYDFWANADSWDLKPAGWCEKNGHKLLLPKGCKDGEFSWSMYVKNCRGQLAPKHLFKSLNTSVTPSGFRAGMKLEAVDRKNPLLICVATIAAVVDNRLLIHFDNWDDTYDYWCDASSPYIHPVGYCKEANLTLTTPAGKTQTTTSVEYKEPKSFSWEKYLEQTGTQAAPARAFKPRPPHGFQIGMKVEAVDRRNPMLIRVATIVDTEDHRLKIHFDGWSSEYDYWVDTDCPDLHPVGWCQKTGHPLQYPNSSSDLLTAPGQGCPTPGCNGVGHIRGPRHGTHYSQVSCPYSEMNLNKEGLLPDRLSGERPLALSGPHPRGRRPDPHANVVTQASTPEPPEGAEDAQNRKPVTVEAERSGRNSQSEPVGGASEQSHNGTRPKRTAPVPKYLKMHYVKEEIGDGKASPDAISLQQALHESVFSPGLSASPPHRVALCWDKHCQLLPEVLGLTAKRVAAWSAEEVASFVKGLPGCKEHAATFKTEQIDGEAFLLLTQADIVKILSIKLGPALKIYNSILMLKNADEE, encoded by the exons ATGACTGAGACGCCACCCAGTGATGGCCCCTCCCAGGGAGCTGACTTTGACATGATGGGTGCTCTGGACTGGAAGGATGGTATTGCCACACTACCAGGCAGTGATATCAGG TTTCGCATGACGGAGTTTGGGACCCTTGAGATTGTCACAGACGGAGAAGTCAAAGGCCAGGAGGCGGACCCTAAATGTAAGACCTTGGACCCAGCTCCGTCTCACACGCCCACCCCTCCACCAGAGGGCCAATCACAGACCAGCACAGCCAAAGCTCCGGCCAATCAGAGTAAGCCAGGACCGTCTCAAGCTAAAG cGGCTGGTCCTGTGATTTTGTCTTTAGAGGACGGCCCCAGCATGGAGGGTCCCAGCGTGGAGGTCGGCCCCAGTGTTGAAGTTGGCTCCAGTGCGAACGCGGGGCCGAACGGGGAGCTGTCGAGATGCAGGGCCTGTGGCGCCCGTTTTTCTGGGGACGGCAAATTCTGTGCCACTTGTGCTCAGCCCTCGAGTGGCAG ATCATCTCCAGGGGAAGCACGGGAGACTCAGGGGGTGGAAGGCGAGAGGCTCGGCAAACGTGTGCGCAAAAAGAGAAAGATCTACATGGATTCTGGCGACGAGGAGGAAGACAACCAGGAAGAACCAGAG GAAAAAGCCAAGACGACCAAAGGCAGGAGAGGAGCCAAAATTGCTAAACTGG TGGCCGCCCAACCCAGTAAGAAGCGAGCCTGGAGTTGGCCCGCCTACCTTGAAGAGGAGAGGGCCATTGCCGCTCCAGTCAAACTATTCAAAGAG CATCAGTCATTTCCTCAAAGCAGGAACAGCTTTAAGGTGGGAATGAAGCTGGAGGGGCTCGACCCATCTCACCCGTCTCTGTTCTGTGTGCTCACTGTTGCAGAG ATCCAAGGCTACAGGGTAAGACTGCATTTTGATGGCTACCCAGAATGCTACGACTTCTGGGCCAACGCCGACTCGTGGGACCTGAAACCAGCCGGATGGTGTGAGAAGAACGGACACAAGTTATTGTTGCCTAAAG GTTGTAAGGATGGAGAGTTTAGTTGGAGCATGTATGTGAAGAACTGCAGGGGTCAACTGGCTCCAAAACACCTTTTCAAGAGCCTCAACACA tccgTAACTCCATCCGGATTTAGAGCAGGGATGAAACTGGAGGCGGTCGACAGGAAGAACCCTTTGTTGATCTGTGTAGCAACAATCGCTGCCGTTGTCGACAACCGCCTGCTCATTCATTTTGACAACTGGGATGACACATATGATTATTG gtgtGATGCTAGCAGTCCATACATCCACCCTGTGGGTTACTGTAAAGAGGCTAACCTAACTCTGACCACTCCAGCTGGTAAGACACAGACCACCACATCCGTGG AATATAAAGAACCCAAGAGTTTCTCATGGGAGAAGTACCTGGAACAGACGGGGACACAGGCTGCTCCTGCACGAGCCTTCAAACCG CGACCTCCGCATGGTTTCCAGATCGGCATGAAGGTGGAAGCTGTGGATAGGAGGAACCCTATGCTCATTCGTGTTGCCACTATAGTGGACACAGAGGACCACAGGCTGAAG attcACTTTGATGGCTGGAGCTCAGAGTACGACTACTGGGTGGACACCGACTGTCCAGACCTGCACCCTGTGGGGTGGTGTCAGAAAACTGGACACCCACTACAGTACCCTAACA GCTCCAGTGATTTATTGACGGCCCCGGGACAAGGATGTCCTACGCCAGGATGCAACGGGGTGGGGCACATCAGGGGACCTCGCCATGGGACACACTACAG tcaGGTGAGCTGCCCCTACTCGGAGATGAATCTGAACAAGGAGGGTTTGCTGCCGGACCGCCTCAGCGGAGAGCGACCCCTCGCCCTCAGCGGACCTCACCCTCGCGGCCGACGCCCCGACCCTCACGCCAACGTCGTGACGCAGGCCTCGACGCCGGAGCCGCCTGAGGGAGCCGAGGACGCCCAGAACAG GAAACCGGTGACAGTGGAGGCTGAGCGATCGGGACGCAACAGCCAGTCGGAGCCAGTTGGGGGAGCCAGCGAGCAAAGCCACAACGGAACAAGGCCGAAGCG GACGGCTCCAGTCCCCAAGTACCTGAAAATGCACTATGTCAAAGAGGAGATAGGTGATGGTAAAG ccTCTCCAGATGCCATCTCTCTCCAGCAGGCCCTCCACGAGTCTGTGTTCTCCCCCGGCCTCTCCGCCTCTCCTCCCCACCGGGTGGCTCTTTGCTGGGACAAACACTGCCAGCTGCTGCCCGAGGTCCTGGGGCTCACTGCCAAGAGAGTGGCCGCTTGGAGCGCAGAGGAG GTGGCCAGTTTTGTCAAAGGACTCCCAGGATGTAAAGAACACGCtgctacatttaaaacagag caaaTAGACGGCGAGGCCTTCCTGCTACTCACCCAAGCGGACATCGTCAAGATCCTGTCAATCAAGTTGGGGCCCGCTTTGAAGATCTACAACTCCATCCTTATGTTGAAGAACGCCGACGAGGAGTAG